One Halorientalis litorea DNA segment encodes these proteins:
- a CDS encoding DUF5790 family protein: MSQATLDDDELFGEAASEMREDVEDSLSKARAALPESDTIWDVDADNTLGVLNGLRSALDPEDAEDHLRDAKKWYTMGERADAFEDAADLAEQIEAIEAVFEDIEDAHEQVSDLASTVPELRGALDDAHEASADADAEADADEADEAEAAD; encoded by the coding sequence ATGAGTCAGGCGACACTCGACGACGACGAACTGTTCGGTGAGGCCGCAAGCGAGATGCGCGAGGACGTGGAGGACTCGCTGTCGAAGGCCCGCGCGGCCCTCCCCGAGTCGGACACCATCTGGGACGTCGACGCCGACAACACGCTCGGTGTCCTCAACGGTCTCCGGTCGGCACTCGACCCGGAGGACGCCGAGGACCACCTCCGGGACGCCAAGAAGTGGTACACGATGGGCGAACGCGCCGACGCCTTCGAGGACGCCGCCGACCTCGCCGAGCAAATCGAGGCCATCGAGGCCGTCTTCGAGGACATCGAGGACGCCCACGAGCAGGTCAGCGACCTCGCGAGTACGGTTCCGGAACTCCGCGGCGCGCTCGACGATGCCCACGAAGCGAGTGCCGACGCCGACGCGGAGGCCGACGCGGACGAGGCCGACGAGGCCGAAGCGGCCGACTAA
- a CDS encoding DUF726 domain-containing protein: protein MFRSLLELPSLGTDAPDDFPMIRGTEARGAFPEDPAELIIYLHGWLDLVTGAAPDQANAVRGAVAAADYDADVVGFSYPSNIPLWQSSKRLAARKGGELAEWLCDYRPDHPDTTVRLVSHSLGARPALACLDELTARGESVRSLSMLGAGVGCDAVAEDGRYYEAVRDGARTVHNYHMTWEFTLGLLYRPAELGDRALGVRGVCGTPPDNYTEHDVSDEVSNHFTYLREDGGCLGRVVDDFRDGDGR, encoded by the coding sequence ATGTTTCGGAGCCTGCTCGAACTCCCGTCGCTCGGTACCGACGCCCCCGACGACTTCCCGATGATACGGGGCACAGAGGCGCGTGGGGCGTTCCCGGAGGACCCCGCGGAGTTGATTATCTACCTCCACGGGTGGCTGGACTTGGTGACCGGCGCGGCACCGGACCAGGCCAACGCCGTCCGCGGTGCGGTGGCGGCGGCCGACTACGACGCCGACGTGGTTGGGTTTTCCTACCCGTCGAACATCCCACTGTGGCAGTCGAGCAAGCGACTCGCCGCCCGAAAGGGAGGGGAACTCGCCGAGTGGCTCTGTGACTACCGCCCGGACCACCCCGACACGACGGTCCGTCTCGTGAGCCACTCGCTGGGGGCACGGCCCGCGCTGGCCTGTCTCGACGAACTCACCGCGCGCGGGGAGTCCGTGCGCTCGCTCTCGATGCTCGGGGCCGGCGTCGGCTGTGACGCCGTGGCCGAGGACGGTCGGTACTACGAGGCCGTCCGCGACGGTGCCCGAACGGTCCACAACTACCACATGACGTGGGAGTTCACGCTCGGCCTGCTCTACCGCCCCGCCGAACTCGGCGACCGAGCGTTGGGCGTCCGGGGCGTCTGTGGCACACCACCGGACAACTACACCGAACACGACGTGAGCGACGAGGTGTCGAACCACTTCACGTACCTCCGTGAGGACGGCGGCTGTCTCGGCCGCGTGGTCGACGATTTCCGGGACGGCGACGGACGGTGA
- a CDS encoding DUF309 domain-containing protein, protein MESSLRAGLAVYNAGDYHEAHDAWEDHWLDLPEGTDDERFLHGLIQFTAAVHHAHERQWGGATGLADSAREYLDGLGPTHRGVALAPVREFLTALAADPELVERRHPPTLTHGGEPPTLSTLDFPAAAVAAAVYAEAGPYDEAVLEQAIEYARADLDAGEETSDFVTFVLDFARDAEHRGIVLQRLGEHVDRRARRDADVDGLFD, encoded by the coding sequence ATGGAGTCGTCCCTCCGGGCGGGCCTCGCCGTCTACAACGCGGGCGACTACCACGAGGCCCACGACGCGTGGGAGGACCACTGGCTGGACCTCCCAGAGGGGACCGACGACGAGCGGTTTCTCCACGGCCTCATCCAGTTCACCGCGGCGGTCCACCACGCCCACGAACGCCAGTGGGGGGGTGCGACCGGCCTCGCCGACAGCGCGCGCGAGTACCTCGACGGCCTCGGTCCGACCCACCGCGGCGTCGCCCTCGCGCCCGTCCGGGAGTTCCTCACCGCCCTCGCGGCCGACCCCGAACTCGTCGAGCGACGCCATCCGCCGACCCTGACCCACGGGGGTGAGCCACCGACACTCTCGACGCTCGACTTCCCGGCGGCGGCCGTCGCCGCCGCGGTGTACGCGGAGGCTGGGCCGTACGACGAGGCGGTTCTCGAACAGGCAATCGAGTACGCGCGTGCCGACCTCGACGCCGGCGAGGAGACGAGCGACTTCGTGACGTTCGTCTTGGACTTCGCCCGTGACGCCGAGCACCGGGGTATCGTGCTCCAGCGTCTCGGCGAACACGTCGACCGGCGGGCGCGACGCGACGCGGACGTGGACGGCCTGTTCGACTAG
- a CDS encoding acyl-CoA thioesterase — MAVSVLDSHLTSTERVQPGQANNYENAHGGTVVRLMDELAAVSAMRVAGETCVTARISSVEFENPIPVGHVATYSAYVFDTGDTSLQVRVTVESGDPRTTDTQRTTSACFVMVAVNEDGDPVSVPNIAPETDRGRRLLEDAPC, encoded by the coding sequence ATGGCTGTCTCAGTACTCGATTCACACTTGACGTCGACCGAGCGGGTCCAACCCGGCCAAGCGAACAATTACGAGAACGCACACGGTGGAACGGTAGTCCGACTGATGGACGAACTCGCCGCAGTCTCCGCGATGCGAGTCGCGGGCGAGACGTGTGTCACCGCTCGCATCAGCAGCGTCGAGTTCGAGAACCCCATCCCCGTCGGTCACGTCGCGACGTACTCGGCGTACGTCTTCGATACGGGAGACACCAGTCTCCAAGTCAGAGTGACCGTCGAGAGCGGTGACCCGCGTACTACCGATACCCAGCGTACCACGTCGGCGTGCTTCGTCATGGTCGCCGTCAACGAGGACGGTGACCCGGTCTCTGTCCCAAATATCGCCCCCGAAACGGACCGGGGGCGGCGACTCTTGGAAGACGCCCCCTGCTGA
- a CDS encoding creatininase family protein, which produces MHLAEATWTDADAADTALAVLPVGSTEQHGPHAPLGTDALTAEAVAAAGAEQFEDAHETEVVVAPAIPVGVAEEHRQFTGTLWVSEDTFRDYVRETVESLASHGFDRVVVVNGHGGNVDALRELCGRVTRDTDAYAVPFTWFDAVDAEDVEMGHGGPVETSILRHLHPELVREDSLDAAAENGADRWGDWEGGVNLAYDTAEFSENGAVGDPREGSERVGERLFDEACAALAALLARVADRDVTVPDHR; this is translated from the coding sequence ATGCACCTCGCCGAGGCCACGTGGACCGACGCCGACGCCGCCGACACGGCCCTCGCCGTCCTGCCGGTCGGGTCGACCGAACAGCACGGCCCGCACGCACCGCTCGGAACCGACGCTCTCACCGCCGAGGCCGTCGCCGCGGCCGGTGCCGAGCAGTTCGAGGACGCACACGAAACGGAGGTGGTCGTCGCGCCCGCAATCCCCGTCGGCGTCGCCGAGGAACACCGCCAGTTCACCGGGACGCTCTGGGTCAGCGAGGACACCTTCCGGGACTACGTGCGCGAGACCGTCGAGAGCCTCGCCAGTCACGGGTTCGACCGCGTGGTGGTCGTCAACGGCCACGGCGGCAACGTCGACGCGCTCCGGGAACTGTGCGGGCGCGTCACCCGCGACACCGACGCCTACGCCGTCCCGTTCACGTGGTTCGACGCGGTGGACGCCGAGGACGTGGAGATGGGCCACGGCGGTCCCGTCGAGACGAGCATCCTCCGGCATCTCCACCCCGAACTGGTCCGTGAGGACAGCCTCGACGCGGCGGCCGAGAACGGGGCCGACCGCTGGGGCGACTGGGAGGGTGGGGTGAACCTCGCGTACGACACGGCCGAGTTCAGCGAGAACGGAGCGGTGGGGGACCCCCGGGAGGGGAGCGAACGCGTTGGCGAGCGACTGTTCGACGAGGCGTGTGCGGCACTGGCGGCGTTACTGGCGCGGGTCGCGGACAGGGACGTGACGGTCCCGGACCACCGTTAG
- a CDS encoding type IV pilin: MSQYRRAAVPVISIILMAAVVVILAATVSVLVFDIGDSIRDPGPNVAESSGEFVAGADDEDQVVRITHVAGDTVDVESIEIVLRVPERGEQVRLVDLPGDGFFTYTLDDSNIQGSTDLADDTDVIDQGPFASNVNTGPIYEDADDQQWSAGETIAVELSSSSGWDFRTSEYTELDVYVVHTESEKVLIRERLSA, from the coding sequence GTGTCACAGTATCGCCGCGCTGCAGTTCCCGTCATTTCAATCATTCTCATGGCTGCGGTCGTAGTTATTCTCGCAGCAACGGTGTCTGTGCTCGTGTTCGACATCGGAGATTCGATACGGGACCCCGGTCCGAACGTCGCCGAATCGTCGGGAGAGTTTGTGGCTGGAGCGGATGACGAGGACCAAGTTGTGCGTATTACTCACGTCGCGGGTGACACGGTCGATGTCGAGTCGATAGAAATCGTCTTGCGGGTACCCGAGCGAGGTGAACAGGTTCGGCTAGTGGACCTCCCTGGAGACGGATTCTTTACCTATACTTTAGATGATAGTAACATCCAAGGAAGTACTGACCTTGCAGATGACACCGATGTCATAGACCAGGGACCGTTTGCCAGTAACGTTAACACTGGGCCGATTTACGAGGACGCCGACGACCAGCAGTGGAGTGCAGGGGAGACGATTGCGGTTGAGCTGAGCTCAAGTTCGGGCTGGGATTTTCGAACTTCGGAGTATACTGAACTTGATGTGTACGTAGTCCACACGGAATCAGAAAAAGTATTGATACGGGAGCGTCTCTCCGCGTAA
- a CDS encoding DUF192 domain-containing protein, producing the protein MVQRPAAALAGVLFLVFAAAVAVQSGAFVGLFGPPSVSDGYGNATVTVADENGTELATVDVRIADTRAKRIVGLSETASLEPGQGMLFVHDRAGQYAYVMRNMSFPLDIVFAAPNGTITTVHHAAVEPDASGGELTRYEGQGKYVLEVPRGYTNATGIAVGDELRLPEDVA; encoded by the coding sequence ATGGTACAGAGACCAGCGGCCGCCCTCGCGGGGGTCCTGTTCCTCGTCTTCGCCGCCGCGGTCGCCGTCCAGAGCGGTGCGTTCGTCGGTCTCTTCGGCCCGCCGTCCGTCTCCGACGGGTACGGGAACGCGACGGTCACCGTCGCCGACGAGAACGGGACGGAGTTGGCTACCGTCGACGTTCGCATCGCCGACACGAGGGCGAAACGTATCGTCGGCCTCAGCGAGACGGCGTCGCTCGAACCGGGACAGGGGATGCTGTTCGTCCACGACAGGGCGGGGCAGTACGCCTACGTGATGCGGAACATGTCGTTCCCGCTCGACATCGTGTTCGCGGCCCCGAACGGGACGATTACCACGGTCCACCACGCCGCCGTCGAACCGGACGCCAGCGGTGGGGAGTTGACCCGCTACGAAGGACAGGGCAAGTACGTCTTGGAGGTCCCGCGGGGCTACACCAACGCAACCGGTATCGCCGTCGGGGACGAACTGCGGCTTCCCGAGGACGTGGCCTGA
- a CDS encoding ABC transporter ATP-binding protein — translation MDIGAADTDDDPFEEARERTDNPMRRLFGEYGRENAGAFGVGLVASIAARLLDLLPPVLLGLAIDAIIRGDKAFSLLGVPQAWLPTTQTEQLLVTIGVIAVAFFLGAGFHWVRNWGWNAFAQRIQHDIRTDTYDRMQRLNMDFFADKQTGEMMSILSNDVNRLENFLNDGMNSAFRLAVMVLGIAGILFWINWQLALVALVPVPLIAYFTYRFIRTIQPKYADVRSSVGKVNSRLENNLGGIQVIKSANTESYESDRVEDVSRDYFDANWGAIKTRIVFFPGLRVISGVGFVLTFAIGGFWVLSVETTGQAPWFFTLPLSTGEFVTFILLTQRFIWPMAQFGQIINMYQRARASAERIFGLMDTPARIVEDPDAEELAVEDGRVEYDDVSFGYDDDPILEDVSFSVDGGDTFALVGPTGAGKSTVLKLLLRMYDVDDGEIRVDETDVRDATIRSLRQRVGYVSQETFLFYGTVAENITYGTFDATREEVIEAAKRAEAHEFITNLPDGYDTEVGERGVKLSGGQRQRIAIARAILKDPAILVLDEATSDVDTETEMLIQRSLDRLAEDRTTFAIAHRLSTVKDADGIAVLEDGRVVEQGTHEELLAEGGLYANLWAVQAGEIDELPEEFVERASQRRAKTESDD, via the coding sequence ATGGATATCGGTGCCGCCGACACGGACGACGACCCGTTCGAGGAGGCGCGCGAGCGGACCGACAACCCGATGCGGCGACTGTTCGGCGAGTACGGCCGGGAGAACGCAGGCGCGTTCGGTGTCGGCTTGGTCGCCAGCATCGCCGCCCGCCTGCTCGATTTGTTGCCGCCGGTCCTCCTCGGCCTCGCTATCGACGCTATCATCCGCGGAGACAAGGCGTTTAGCCTGCTCGGCGTCCCGCAGGCGTGGCTCCCGACGACGCAGACGGAGCAGTTGCTGGTGACCATCGGCGTCATCGCCGTCGCCTTCTTCCTCGGTGCCGGGTTCCACTGGGTCCGCAACTGGGGCTGGAACGCCTTCGCCCAGCGCATCCAACACGACATCCGGACCGACACCTACGACAGGATGCAGCGGCTGAACATGGACTTCTTCGCCGACAAGCAGACCGGCGAGATGATGTCCATCCTCAGCAACGACGTGAACAGACTGGAGAACTTCCTCAACGACGGGATGAACTCCGCGTTCCGGCTCGCGGTCATGGTGCTGGGCATCGCGGGCATCCTCTTCTGGATAAACTGGCAACTCGCCTTGGTCGCGCTGGTGCCGGTGCCGCTCATCGCCTACTTCACCTACCGGTTCATCCGGACGATTCAGCCGAAGTACGCCGACGTGCGCTCCTCCGTCGGGAAGGTCAACTCGCGGTTGGAGAACAACCTCGGCGGGATTCAGGTCATCAAGAGCGCGAACACCGAATCCTACGAGTCCGACCGCGTCGAGGACGTGTCCCGCGACTACTTCGACGCGAACTGGGGTGCCATCAAGACCCGCATCGTCTTCTTCCCGGGCCTGCGGGTCATCTCCGGCGTCGGCTTCGTCCTGACGTTCGCCATCGGCGGGTTCTGGGTGCTGTCGGTCGAGACGACCGGACAGGCTCCGTGGTTCTTCACGCTCCCGCTCTCGACGGGGGAGTTCGTCACGTTCATCCTCCTGACCCAGCGGTTCATCTGGCCGATGGCACAGTTCGGCCAAATCATCAACATGTACCAGCGCGCCCGGGCCTCCGCCGAGCGCATCTTCGGCCTGATGGACACGCCCGCCCGCATCGTCGAGGACCCCGACGCCGAGGAGTTGGCCGTCGAGGACGGCCGGGTCGAGTACGACGACGTCTCCTTCGGGTACGACGACGACCCGATTCTCGAAGACGTGTCGTTCAGCGTCGACGGCGGCGACACGTTCGCGCTCGTCGGACCGACCGGCGCGGGCAAGTCCACCGTCCTGAAACTGCTCCTCCGGATGTACGACGTGGACGACGGGGAAATCCGGGTCGACGAGACGGACGTGCGCGACGCGACGATTCGGAGCCTCCGCCAGCGCGTCGGCTACGTCAGTCAAGAGACGTTCCTGTTCTACGGTACCGTCGCCGAGAACATCACCTACGGCACCTTCGACGCCACCCGCGAGGAGGTCATCGAGGCCGCCAAACGCGCCGAGGCCCACGAGTTCATCACGAACCTCCCCGACGGCTACGACACGGAGGTCGGGGAACGCGGCGTCAAACTCTCCGGCGGCCAGCGGCAACGCATCGCCATCGCCCGTGCCATCCTCAAAGACCCCGCTATCCTCGTGTTGGACGAGGCGACCAGCGACGTCGACACCGAGACAGAGATGCTCATCCAGCGGTCGCTGGACCGCCTCGCCGAGGACCGCACCACCTTCGCCATCGCCCACCGGCTCTCGACGGTCAAGGACGCCGACGGCATCGCCGTCCTCGAAGATGGCCGCGTGGTCGAGCAGGGTACCCACGAGGAACTGCTCGCCGAGGGCGGCCTCTACGCGAACCTCTGGGCGGTGCAGGCGGGCGAAATCGACGAGTTGCCCGAGGAGTTCGTCGAACGGGCGTCCCAGCGGCGGGCCAAGACCGAGAGCGACGACTGA
- the azf gene encoding NAD-dependent glucose-6-phosphate dehydrogenase Azf, with the protein MEDPVLLTGAGGSVGEAILQGLGDEYDWRLMFHSPPATEPDHEYLVGDVVDEETVREAVAGVGAIIHLAGDPRPSAPWASVLSNNIDGTQKMYEAAVDTGVERFVYASSNHAVGAYETDERTPEMYRTGDDYRLDGTEFPRPGNLYGVSKATGEVLGRYYHDEHDISVCNIRIGNLTEGHPPIDYERGQAMWLSYRDCAHIHECALEADYDFEIVYGISDNDRKYYSIERAKDALGYEPKDNSAEWDGDERID; encoded by the coding sequence ATGGAGGACCCGGTGTTACTCACGGGTGCGGGCGGGAGCGTCGGTGAGGCTATCCTACAGGGACTCGGCGACGAGTACGACTGGCGGCTCATGTTCCACAGCCCCCCAGCGACGGAACCGGACCACGAGTACCTCGTCGGCGACGTCGTCGACGAGGAGACTGTCCGGGAGGCAGTCGCGGGCGTCGGTGCCATCATCCACCTCGCGGGCGACCCACGCCCCTCCGCGCCGTGGGCGAGCGTCCTCTCGAACAACATCGACGGCACCCAGAAGATGTACGAGGCGGCCGTCGACACGGGCGTCGAACGGTTCGTCTACGCCTCCTCGAACCACGCCGTCGGTGCCTACGAAACCGACGAGCGCACCCCCGAGATGTACCGCACGGGCGACGACTACCGCCTCGACGGCACGGAGTTCCCCCGCCCCGGCAACCTCTACGGCGTCTCGAAGGCCACCGGCGAGGTGCTGGGCCGCTACTACCACGACGAACACGACATCAGCGTCTGTAACATCCGCATCGGGAACCTCACCGAAGGTCACCCGCCCATCGACTACGAGCGCGGACAGGCGATGTGGCTCTCCTACCGCGACTGCGCCCACATCCACGAGTGCGCGCTGGAAGCCGACTACGACTTCGAAATCGTCTACGGCATCTCCGACAACGACCGCAAGTACTACTCCATCGAGCGCGCCAAAGACGCGCTGGGCTACGAGCCGAAAGACAACTCCGCCGAGTGGGACGGCGACGAGCGAATCGACTAG
- a CDS encoding translation initiation factor IF-2 subunit beta: MDYDTSLDRAYEELPERTASQQRLQIPDAAAQADGAFTRLTNLKAIADALSREPEHVHRFIQREFGTNGQFEDGRSRYNGSFDADDFEAVLDAYAKEYVICSECGLPDTKLTTEDRTQMLRCEACGAFRPVEKGSTSNTTQTTEETLEEGETYEVKITGTGRKGDGVAEKGKYRIFVTGASEGDILDVYIDNISGTLAFARPVQ; this comes from the coding sequence ATGGACTACGACACGAGTCTCGACCGTGCCTACGAGGAGTTGCCCGAGCGCACGGCAAGCCAGCAGCGACTCCAGATTCCCGACGCCGCCGCCCAAGCCGACGGTGCGTTCACGCGGCTGACGAATCTCAAGGCCATCGCCGACGCCCTCTCGCGGGAACCGGAACACGTTCACCGGTTCATCCAGCGCGAGTTCGGGACCAACGGCCAGTTCGAGGACGGCCGAAGCCGATACAACGGGTCGTTCGACGCCGACGACTTCGAGGCCGTCCTCGACGCTTACGCCAAAGAGTACGTCATCTGTTCGGAGTGTGGCCTGCCGGACACGAAACTCACCACCGAGGACCGCACACAGATGCTCCGCTGTGAGGCCTGCGGTGCCTTCCGCCCCGTCGAGAAGGGGTCGACCAGCAACACTACCCAGACGACCGAGGAGACACTCGAAGAGGGCGAAACCTACGAGGTCAAGATTACCGGCACCGGCCGCAAGGGCGACGGCGTGGCCGAGAAGGGGAAGTACCGCATCTTCGTCACCGGCGCGAGCGAGGGCGACATCTTGGACGTGTACATCGACAACATCAGCGGGACGCTCGCGTTCGCCCGGCCAGTGCAGTAG
- a CDS encoding dihydroneopterin aldolase family protein, with protein sequence MDPTDAQAACFEAGIKFGSLYHQFAGTPVSPASADSLAAAMADAIENQPHCREVTVEVLTEELAAALADGPADYTELTGRFLDVKIVVAYEGVEVVAEMAMQDGYPLMQVTDVRN encoded by the coding sequence ATGGACCCGACCGACGCGCAGGCCGCCTGCTTCGAGGCGGGCATCAAGTTCGGTTCGCTGTACCACCAGTTCGCCGGGACGCCGGTCAGCCCCGCGAGTGCCGACTCGCTCGCGGCGGCGATGGCCGACGCCATCGAGAACCAGCCACACTGCCGCGAGGTGACCGTCGAGGTGCTGACCGAGGAACTCGCCGCCGCACTCGCGGACGGCCCCGCCGACTACACCGAACTGACCGGTCGTTTCCTCGACGTGAAAATCGTCGTCGCCTACGAGGGCGTCGAAGTCGTCGCGGAGATGGCCATGCAGGACGGCTACCCGCTGATGCAAGTCACGGACGTGCGGAACTGA
- a CDS encoding DUF7544 domain-containing protein, translated as MALHAVDNLSDAVEATKRFLLPFDAGRWLRLAVVTFFVGGFGVSFPGGGGGSTPPPESVDGEAPSSPGEALAAVPDDVLVIAAAVVAAVVLVGLLLGFLGAVFEFVFVESLRSERVRLRRYTGKHWRRGLRLFGFRLAVTLVGFLLVAGVGALAATTLVTGPIPTWGATDVLTLLVVLLPAAFVVFALTGLVNGFTTAFVVPVMLLEERSVLGGWRRFWPTLRGNLKQYGAYVLLALVLTIAIGLLAGVAVGIGAVVLAIPFAIVGAIVVFAAGASFTTPVLVVVAVLVVAYLLLVLTLAAFVQVPLRTFLRYYTLLILGDTNETFDVIPDARAAVRS; from the coding sequence ATGGCCCTCCACGCAGTCGACAACCTCTCCGACGCTGTAGAGGCGACCAAACGCTTCCTCCTCCCGTTCGACGCCGGTCGGTGGCTCAGACTCGCCGTCGTCACGTTCTTCGTCGGCGGCTTCGGTGTCAGTTTCCCGGGTGGCGGTGGCGGTAGCACGCCGCCACCGGAGAGTGTCGACGGTGAGGCACCGTCCTCACCCGGCGAGGCACTCGCGGCCGTCCCCGACGATGTCCTCGTCATCGCGGCCGCCGTCGTCGCCGCCGTGGTTCTCGTCGGACTGCTCTTGGGGTTCCTCGGTGCCGTCTTCGAGTTCGTCTTCGTCGAATCGCTCCGTTCGGAGCGGGTCCGCCTCCGCCGGTATACGGGCAAACACTGGCGGCGCGGCCTGCGCCTGTTCGGTTTCCGCCTCGCCGTCACGCTGGTCGGGTTCCTGCTCGTCGCCGGCGTCGGGGCACTCGCCGCCACGACGCTCGTCACCGGGCCGATACCGACGTGGGGAGCGACCGACGTACTGACGTTGCTCGTCGTCTTGCTCCCGGCCGCGTTCGTCGTCTTCGCGCTGACCGGTCTCGTCAACGGGTTCACGACGGCGTTCGTCGTCCCCGTCATGCTCCTCGAGGAGCGGTCGGTGCTGGGCGGGTGGCGTCGGTTCTGGCCGACGCTCCGGGGGAACCTGAAACAGTACGGTGCCTACGTCCTGCTGGCTCTCGTCCTCACCATCGCCATCGGCCTCCTCGCGGGCGTCGCCGTCGGCATCGGTGCAGTGGTCCTCGCCATTCCGTTCGCCATCGTCGGTGCCATCGTCGTGTTCGCCGCCGGCGCGTCGTTCACGACGCCGGTTCTCGTCGTCGTCGCCGTCCTCGTCGTCGCGTACCTTCTCCTCGTGTTGACCCTCGCCGCGTTCGTCCAAGTCCCGCTCCGGACGTTCCTGCGGTACTACACACTGCTCATCCTCGGGGACACGAACGAGACGTTCGACGTGATTCCCGACGCCCGGGCGGCGGTCCGAAGCTAA